In Sphaeramia orbicularis chromosome 1, fSphaOr1.1, whole genome shotgun sequence, a genomic segment contains:
- the trim25 gene encoding E3 ubiquitin/ISG15 ligase TRIM25 isoform X1 — MAEVDEGQFSLLGLEDELTCSICLSPFDCPVTIPCGHNFCQSCLNVTWTDSYICPQCRTHFATKPELKKNTVLSTVVETFKGRSGISDAGSTSLSREQSQTEDKPVPAIRCDTCMEAEASQTCLTCMASFCEEHLRPHKENPIFRLHQLSEPVGDLSERICPDHNKLMELFCCQHSQPICSLCLQQLHKGCPFVSPEEQRNKKESDLRANLDVLDGKIMKNANVLTQMKNLQDTLKDSATNRKRAMAVKYQQMREMLVQAEHEAMNAVDREVETGQTKLSGLMKKLNENIEKMSKAKEDIHSQLKQTQTLAFLKGSYQLPQAVNFDPYTPRISLDSKKVLASQAFTTALKEYLTELLNRPVEARLPLFTAEFSAVSVERGETGPFGKGEKPTSASGFKPWSSGPQQVYGFTPDMLLPGPTKLPRSHSPGPNSQAKGQQKKKPQKPNKKTLEPSEINMAMKNLSLSMEQLPEVRESDKPRGRPATAKPKEKSETADIPPTMISAEKRNELLKYGTVLTFDEKTAHKRIMLSEGFTKASVTEHINYPDCPERFAVCSQVLASKGFSRGRHYWEVKLSCNNFIGIGLAYGTMNRKGPTSRLGRNDQSWCVEWFNVKLSAWHNSSETVLVNPNPKRVGVLLDCDGGTATFYNVADRAYPFHSFVFPFASAVYPAFWIFSSGSSVSLCKLQG, encoded by the exons ATGGCGGAAGTGGATGAAGGCCAGTTTTCTTTGCTGGGTCTGGAGGATGAGCTGACCTGCAGCATCTGTCTGAGCCCCTTCGACTGCCCTGTAACCATCCCCTGCGGACACAACTTCTGTCAGAGCTGCCTCAACGTCACCTGGACAGACAGTTACATCTGTCCCCAATGTCGGACCCACTTTGCCACCAAACCGGAGCTGAAGAAGAACACGGTCCTCAGCACCGTGGTGGAGACCTTCAAAGGCAGATCCGGCATCAGCGATGCCGGCAGCACCAGCCTGTccagggagcagagccagacCGAGGACAAGCCTGTCCCAGCCATCCGCTGTGACACATGCATGGAAGCAGAAGCCTCTCAGACCTGTCTGACCTGCATGGCTTCGTTCTGTGAGGAGCACCTGAGGCCCCACAAGGAGAACCCCATCTTCCGCCTCCATCAGCTGAGTGAGCCTGTCGGTGACCTGTCTGAGCGCATCTGCCCTGACCACAACAAACTGATGGAGCTCTTCTGCTGCCAACACAGCCAGCCCATCTGCAGCCTCTGCCTCCAGCAGCTCCACAAAGGCTGCCCCTTTGTGTCTCCAGAGGAGCAGAGGAACAAGAAAGAG TCTGACCTGAGAGCTAATTTGGACGTCCTGGATGGGAAGATTATGAAGAATGCAAACGTCTTAACTCAAATGAAGAACTTGCAAGACACCCTTAAG GACTCGGCTACCAACAGGAAGAGGGCCATGGCAGTGAAGTATCAGCAGATGCGGGAAATGTTGGTCCAGGCGGAGCACGAAGCTATGAATGCAGTGGACCGGGAGGTGGAGACGGGCCAGACCAAACTCAGTGGCCTCATGAAGAAGTTGAATGAGAACATTGAAAAAATGAGCAAGGCTAAAGAAGACATCCACAGTCAGCTGAAACAGACCCAAACCCTGGCCTTCCTCAAG GGTTCGTATCAGCTGCCCCAAGCTGTGAACTTTGACCCATACACCCCTCGAATCAGCCTGGACTCTAAGAAGGTTTTGGCATCACAGGCCTTTACTACTGCCCTGAAGGAATATCTGACAGAGCTTCTAAATAGACCTGTTGAGGCCAGACTACCACTGTTTACAGCAG AGTTCTCAGCTGTCAGTGTTGAAAGAGGGGAGACTGGGCCATTTGGAAAAG GTGAAAAGCCGACCTCAGCCTCAGGATTTAAACCTTGGAGTTCTGGCCCTCAACAGGTTTATGGCTTCACTCCAGATATGCTTTTGCCAGGACCTACAAAACTCCCAAGGTCTCACAGTCCAGGTCCAAATTCTCAAGCTAAAGGGCAGCAAAAGAAGAAACCTCAGA aaccaaacaaaaaaactttggagCCTTCAGAAATCAATATGGCAATGAAAAATCTATCTCTTTCCATGGAGCAACTGCCAGAAGTCAGGGAAAGTGACAAACCCAGAGGCCGTCCGGCTACAGCTAAACCCAAGGAGAAATCAG AAACTGCAGACATTCCCCCAACCATGATATCTGCTGAAAAAAGAAACGAACTTCTGAAGT ATGGTACAGTCCTCACTTTTGATGAGAAGACAGCCCACAAGCGCATCATGCTGTCTGAGGGCTTTACAAAGGCTTCTGTGACAGAGCACATTAACTACCCCGACTGCCCAGAGCGCTTCGCTGTCTGTTCTCAGGTACTTGCCTCCAAGGGCTTTTCTAGAGGCCGCCATTACTGGGAGGTGAAGCTGAGCTGCAATAACTTCATCGGTATCGGTTTAGCTTACGGCACCATGAACCGCAAAGGTCCCACGAGTCGCCTGGGTCGCAATGACCAGTCCTGGTGTGTGGAGTGGTTCAATGTGAAACTGTCGGCTTGGCATAACAGCAGTGAGACGGTTCTGGTCAATCCCAACCCGAAGCGTGTAGGTGTGCTGCTGGACTGTGACGGCGGCACTGCCACCTTCTATAACGTGGCGGACAGGGCTTATCCTTTCCACTCATTTGTGTTCCCCTTTGCCAGTGCCGTGTATCCAGCCTTCTGGATTTTCTCCAGTGGctcttctgtttctctgtgtaagCTGCAGGGATAa
- the trim25 gene encoding E3 ubiquitin/ISG15 ligase TRIM25 isoform X2, with protein sequence MAEVDEGQFSLLGLEDELTCSICLSPFDCPVTIPCGHNFCQSCLNVTWTDSYICPQCRTHFATKPELKKNTVLSTVVETFKGRSGISDAGSTSLSREQSQTEDKPVPAIRCDTCMEAEASQTCLTCMASFCEEHLRPHKENPIFRLHQLSEPVGDLSERICPDHNKLMELFCCQHSQPICSLCLQQLHKGCPFVSPEEQRNKKESDLRANLDVLDGKIMKNANVLTQMKNLQDTLKDSATNRKRAMAVKYQQMREMLVQAEHEAMNAVDREVETGQTKLSGLMKKLNENIEKMSKAKEDIHSQLKQTQTLAFLKGSYQLPQAVNFDPYTPRISLDSKKVLASQAFTTALKEYLTELLNRPVEARLPLFTAGEKPTSASGFKPWSSGPQQVYGFTPDMLLPGPTKLPRSHSPGPNSQAKGQQKKKPQKPNKKTLEPSEINMAMKNLSLSMEQLPEVRESDKPRGRPATAKPKEKSETADIPPTMISAEKRNELLKYGTVLTFDEKTAHKRIMLSEGFTKASVTEHINYPDCPERFAVCSQVLASKGFSRGRHYWEVKLSCNNFIGIGLAYGTMNRKGPTSRLGRNDQSWCVEWFNVKLSAWHNSSETVLVNPNPKRVGVLLDCDGGTATFYNVADRAYPFHSFVFPFASAVYPAFWIFSSGSSVSLCKLQG encoded by the exons ATGGCGGAAGTGGATGAAGGCCAGTTTTCTTTGCTGGGTCTGGAGGATGAGCTGACCTGCAGCATCTGTCTGAGCCCCTTCGACTGCCCTGTAACCATCCCCTGCGGACACAACTTCTGTCAGAGCTGCCTCAACGTCACCTGGACAGACAGTTACATCTGTCCCCAATGTCGGACCCACTTTGCCACCAAACCGGAGCTGAAGAAGAACACGGTCCTCAGCACCGTGGTGGAGACCTTCAAAGGCAGATCCGGCATCAGCGATGCCGGCAGCACCAGCCTGTccagggagcagagccagacCGAGGACAAGCCTGTCCCAGCCATCCGCTGTGACACATGCATGGAAGCAGAAGCCTCTCAGACCTGTCTGACCTGCATGGCTTCGTTCTGTGAGGAGCACCTGAGGCCCCACAAGGAGAACCCCATCTTCCGCCTCCATCAGCTGAGTGAGCCTGTCGGTGACCTGTCTGAGCGCATCTGCCCTGACCACAACAAACTGATGGAGCTCTTCTGCTGCCAACACAGCCAGCCCATCTGCAGCCTCTGCCTCCAGCAGCTCCACAAAGGCTGCCCCTTTGTGTCTCCAGAGGAGCAGAGGAACAAGAAAGAG TCTGACCTGAGAGCTAATTTGGACGTCCTGGATGGGAAGATTATGAAGAATGCAAACGTCTTAACTCAAATGAAGAACTTGCAAGACACCCTTAAG GACTCGGCTACCAACAGGAAGAGGGCCATGGCAGTGAAGTATCAGCAGATGCGGGAAATGTTGGTCCAGGCGGAGCACGAAGCTATGAATGCAGTGGACCGGGAGGTGGAGACGGGCCAGACCAAACTCAGTGGCCTCATGAAGAAGTTGAATGAGAACATTGAAAAAATGAGCAAGGCTAAAGAAGACATCCACAGTCAGCTGAAACAGACCCAAACCCTGGCCTTCCTCAAG GGTTCGTATCAGCTGCCCCAAGCTGTGAACTTTGACCCATACACCCCTCGAATCAGCCTGGACTCTAAGAAGGTTTTGGCATCACAGGCCTTTACTACTGCCCTGAAGGAATATCTGACAGAGCTTCTAAATAGACCTGTTGAGGCCAGACTACCACTGTTTACAGCAG GTGAAAAGCCGACCTCAGCCTCAGGATTTAAACCTTGGAGTTCTGGCCCTCAACAGGTTTATGGCTTCACTCCAGATATGCTTTTGCCAGGACCTACAAAACTCCCAAGGTCTCACAGTCCAGGTCCAAATTCTCAAGCTAAAGGGCAGCAAAAGAAGAAACCTCAGA aaccaaacaaaaaaactttggagCCTTCAGAAATCAATATGGCAATGAAAAATCTATCTCTTTCCATGGAGCAACTGCCAGAAGTCAGGGAAAGTGACAAACCCAGAGGCCGTCCGGCTACAGCTAAACCCAAGGAGAAATCAG AAACTGCAGACATTCCCCCAACCATGATATCTGCTGAAAAAAGAAACGAACTTCTGAAGT ATGGTACAGTCCTCACTTTTGATGAGAAGACAGCCCACAAGCGCATCATGCTGTCTGAGGGCTTTACAAAGGCTTCTGTGACAGAGCACATTAACTACCCCGACTGCCCAGAGCGCTTCGCTGTCTGTTCTCAGGTACTTGCCTCCAAGGGCTTTTCTAGAGGCCGCCATTACTGGGAGGTGAAGCTGAGCTGCAATAACTTCATCGGTATCGGTTTAGCTTACGGCACCATGAACCGCAAAGGTCCCACGAGTCGCCTGGGTCGCAATGACCAGTCCTGGTGTGTGGAGTGGTTCAATGTGAAACTGTCGGCTTGGCATAACAGCAGTGAGACGGTTCTGGTCAATCCCAACCCGAAGCGTGTAGGTGTGCTGCTGGACTGTGACGGCGGCACTGCCACCTTCTATAACGTGGCGGACAGGGCTTATCCTTTCCACTCATTTGTGTTCCCCTTTGCCAGTGCCGTGTATCCAGCCTTCTGGATTTTCTCCAGTGGctcttctgtttctctgtgtaagCTGCAGGGATAa
- the LOC115425462 gene encoding tripartite motif-containing protein 16-like isoform X1 translates to MLNRSQLKVLSLKTKLNQSSRHEAEMEQKGAELDQENISCSICLDLLKVPVTIPCGHSYCMSCIQTHWDGEDGKNLHSCPQCRHTFIPRPVLVKNTLLADLVEQLKKTGLGAAAADHCYAGAEDVVCDFCTGRKLKAVKSCLVCLVSYCHKHLQPHYESAAFKKHKLVDPSEKLQENICSGHNEVMKMFCRTDGQCICYLCSVDEHKGHDTVSSAAERTERQKELELSRQKIQQRMKDKQKDVKVLQQEAENISRCADEAVEKNRKILSELIQLLEERRSDVERQIRSKEETEVSRVKELERKLEQEMTELRRKDAEMDKLAQTHDHNQFLLQYPSVSTLREDPDSSHVHVRPQSYFEDVTTAVSELREKLQLSLTEEWTNISLSISQTQVLLEPEPQTRAGFLLEPEPQTRAGFLQYSRQITLDPNTVNEDLSLSEENRRGTRMSQTQNYPDHPDRFSDWSQVLSRESLTGRCYWEVEWKGRGVVVAVAYKDIQRKGGSDECLFGYNDKSWSLYSNNNSPYFRHNRVSSSVPGPLSSRIGVYLDHTAGILSFYSVSETMTLIHRVQTTFTKPLYAGLCLWLVGDTAHFPKLH, encoded by the coding sequence ATGTTGAACAGATCACAGCTCAAAGTGCTTTCACTCAAAACAAAACTCAACCAGTCGTCGAGACACGAAGCAGAAATGGAGCAGAAAGGAGCTGAGCTGGATCAGGAAAATATTTCCTGTTCCATCTGTTTGGATCTACTGAAGGTTCCGGTGACTATTCCCTGTGGACACAGTTACTGTATGAGCTGTATTCAAACCCACTGGGATGGAGAGGACGGGAAGAACCTCCACAGCTGCCCTCAGTGCAGACACACCTTCATACCCAGGCCTGTCCTGGTCAAAAACACCCTGTTGGCAGATTTAgtggaacagctgaagaagactggACTTGGAGCTGCTGCAGCTGATCACTGCTACGCTGGAGCTGAAGATGTGGTCTGTGATTTCTGCACTGGGAGGAAACTGAAAGCTGTCAAGTCCTGTCTGGTGTGTTTGGTCTCCTACTGCCACAAACACCTTCAGCCTCATTATGAATCTGCCGCCTTTAAGAAACACAAGCTGGTGGATCCGTCGGAGAAGCTCCAGGAGAACATCTGCTCTGGTCACAATGaggtgatgaagatgttctgccGCACCGACggtcagtgtatctgttatcTGTGCTCTGTAGATGAACATAAAGGCCACGACACAGTGTCATCTGCAGCAGAAAGGACTGAGAGGCAGAAGGAGCTGGAGCTGAGTCGACAGAAAATCCAGCAAAGAatgaaagacaaacagaaagatgtGAAGGTGCTTCAACAGGAGGCGGAGAACATCAGTCGCTGCGCTGACGAAGCGGTGGAGAAGAACCGCAAGATCCTGAGCGAGCTGATCCAACTCCTGGAGGAAAGAAGGAGCGATGTGGAGCGGCAGATCAGATCCAAGGAGGAAACGGAAGTGAGTCGAGTCAAAGAGCTGGAGCGGAAGCTGGAGCAGGAGATGactgagctgaggaggaaagaCGCTGAGATGGACAAACTGGCACAAACACACGACCACAACCAGTTTTTACTCCAGTATCCATCAGTGTCCACACTCAGAGAAGATCCAGACTCATCCCACGTCCACGTCCGTCCTCAGAGTTACTTTGAGGATGTGACCACAGCTGTGTCAGAGCTCAGAGAGAAACTCCAGCTCAGTCTGACAGAAGAATGGACCAACATCTCACTGAGCATCAGTCAAACACAGGTtctactagaaccagaaccacagaccagagcaggattcttactagaaccagaaccacagaccagagcAGGATTCTTACAATATTCACGTCAAATcacactggatccaaacacagtgaaTGAAGATCTGTCACTGTCTGAGGAGAATAGAAGAGGAACACGTATGAGTCAAACACAGAACTATCCTGATCATCCAGACAGATTCAGTGACTGGTCTCAGGTCCTGAGCAGAGAGAGTCTGACTGGtcgatgttactgggaggtggagtggaAGGGGAGGGGTGTTGTGGTTGCAGTCGCATATAAGGATATTCAGAGAAAAGGAGGCTCTGATGAATGTCTATTTGGATACAATGACAAATCTTGGTCTTTATATTCTAACAATAACTCTCCTTACTTTCGTCATAACAGAGTCAGTTCTTCTGTCCCAGGTCCACTTTCCTCCAGAATCGGAGTCTACCTggatcacacagcaggtattctgtccttctacagcgtctctgaaaccatgactctgatccacagagtccagaccacattcACTAAACCTCTGTACGCTGGACTTTGTCTTTGGCTTGTTGGAGACACCGCCCACTTTCCTAAACTCCATTAA
- the LOC115425462 gene encoding tripartite motif-containing protein 16-like isoform X2 has protein sequence MLNRSQLKVLSLKTKLNQSSRHEAEMEQKGAELDQENISCSICLDLLKVPVTIPCGHSYCMSCIQTHWDGEDGKNLHSCPQCRHTFIPRPVLVKNTLLADLVEQLKKTGLGAAAADHCYAGAEDVVCDFCTGRKLKAVKSCLVCLVSYCHKHLQPHYESAAFKKHKLVDPSEKLQENICSGHNEVMKMFCRTDGQCICYLCSVDEHKGHDTVSSAAERTERQKELELSRQKIQQRMKDKQKDVKVLQQEAENISRCADEAVEKNRKILSELIQLLEERRSDVERQIRSKEETEVSRVKELERKLEQEMTELRRKDAEMDKLAQTHDHNQFLLQYPSVSTLREDPDSSHVHVRPQSYFEDVTTAVSELREKLQLSLTEEWTNISLSISQTQVLLEPEPQTRAGFLQYSRQITLDPNTVNEDLSLSEENRRGTRMSQTQNYPDHPDRFSDWSQVLSRESLTGRCYWEVEWKGRGVVVAVAYKDIQRKGGSDECLFGYNDKSWSLYSNNNSPYFRHNRVSSSVPGPLSSRIGVYLDHTAGILSFYSVSETMTLIHRVQTTFTKPLYAGLCLWLVGDTAHFPKLH, from the exons ATGTTGAACAGATCACAGCTCAAAGTGCTTTCACTCAAAACAAAACTCAACCAGTCGTCGAGACACGAAGCAGAAATGGAGCAGAAAGGAGCTGAGCTGGATCAGGAAAATATTTCCTGTTCCATCTGTTTGGATCTACTGAAGGTTCCGGTGACTATTCCCTGTGGACACAGTTACTGTATGAGCTGTATTCAAACCCACTGGGATGGAGAGGACGGGAAGAACCTCCACAGCTGCCCTCAGTGCAGACACACCTTCATACCCAGGCCTGTCCTGGTCAAAAACACCCTGTTGGCAGATTTAgtggaacagctgaagaagactggACTTGGAGCTGCTGCAGCTGATCACTGCTACGCTGGAGCTGAAGATGTGGTCTGTGATTTCTGCACTGGGAGGAAACTGAAAGCTGTCAAGTCCTGTCTGGTGTGTTTGGTCTCCTACTGCCACAAACACCTTCAGCCTCATTATGAATCTGCCGCCTTTAAGAAACACAAGCTGGTGGATCCGTCGGAGAAGCTCCAGGAGAACATCTGCTCTGGTCACAATGaggtgatgaagatgttctgccGCACCGACggtcagtgtatctgttatcTGTGCTCTGTAGATGAACATAAAGGCCACGACACAGTGTCATCTGCAGCAGAAAGGACTGAGAGGCAGAAGGAGCTGGAGCTGAGTCGACAGAAAATCCAGCAAAGAatgaaagacaaacagaaagatgtGAAGGTGCTTCAACAGGAGGCGGAGAACATCAGTCGCTGCGCTGACGAAGCGGTGGAGAAGAACCGCAAGATCCTGAGCGAGCTGATCCAACTCCTGGAGGAAAGAAGGAGCGATGTGGAGCGGCAGATCAGATCCAAGGAGGAAACGGAAGTGAGTCGAGTCAAAGAGCTGGAGCGGAAGCTGGAGCAGGAGATGactgagctgaggaggaaagaCGCTGAGATGGACAAACTGGCACAAACACACGACCACAACCAGTTTTTACTCCAGTATCCATCAGTGTCCACACTCAGAGAAGATCCAGACTCATCCCACGTCCACGTCCGTCCTCAGAGTTACTTTGAGGATGTGACCACAGCTGTGTCAGAGCTCAGAGAGAAACTCCAGCTCAGTCTGACAGAAGAATGGACCAACATCTCACTGAGCATCAGTCAAACACAGGTtctactagaaccagaaccacagaccagagcag GATTCTTACAATATTCACGTCAAATcacactggatccaaacacagtgaaTGAAGATCTGTCACTGTCTGAGGAGAATAGAAGAGGAACACGTATGAGTCAAACACAGAACTATCCTGATCATCCAGACAGATTCAGTGACTGGTCTCAGGTCCTGAGCAGAGAGAGTCTGACTGGtcgatgttactgggaggtggagtggaAGGGGAGGGGTGTTGTGGTTGCAGTCGCATATAAGGATATTCAGAGAAAAGGAGGCTCTGATGAATGTCTATTTGGATACAATGACAAATCTTGGTCTTTATATTCTAACAATAACTCTCCTTACTTTCGTCATAACAGAGTCAGTTCTTCTGTCCCAGGTCCACTTTCCTCCAGAATCGGAGTCTACCTggatcacacagcaggtattctgtccttctacagcgtctctgaaaccatgactctgatccacagagtccagaccacattcACTAAACCTCTGTACGCTGGACTTTGTCTTTGGCTTGTTGGAGACACCGCCCACTTTCCTAAACTCCATTAA